Proteins from one Bacteroidota bacterium genomic window:
- a CDS encoding PorP/SprF family type IX secretion system membrane protein, with amino-acid sequence MKRSILLIILFISAYFLQAQIMPINNEILLNELIINPAIAGINTNTNISLLSRLQWLGVEDAPRSQCFSFDTRIKTNKKYNHTGEMDSRSRIPRSGRVGLGGFVFNDINEPFRRTGVNFAYAYHLKKGKYLQHNLSFGFGTSFFLFSVDNTEFVATDMNDPAISAKTNLFIPNLSLGLKYNYQNLYLGASAVHFIPIETQFSDIKNEIEKNRNQLFVHAGMNLKEGQKITIMPSILYRTITNQFDANLGIKAAERYTLSVSYHSTKSVSAIAGLRINKIGIYYSYQFSTAKLENYKNSSQMIMINYEL; translated from the coding sequence ATGAAAAGAAGCATTTTATTAATTATACTTTTTATTTCAGCATATTTTCTGCAAGCCCAAATAATGCCCATAAACAATGAAATACTTTTAAATGAATTAATTATAAATCCGGCAATTGCTGGCATAAACACAAATACTAATATTTCATTACTTTCCCGATTGCAATGGCTTGGCGTAGAAGATGCACCTCGTTCGCAATGTTTTTCTTTCGATACAAGAATAAAAACAAATAAAAAATATAATCACACTGGAGAAATGGATAGCAGAAGCCGCATTCCAAGATCGGGAAGAGTAGGACTCGGCGGATTTGTTTTCAATGATATTAATGAACCTTTCAGACGAACAGGAGTAAATTTTGCCTATGCCTATCATCTGAAAAAAGGAAAATACCTGCAACATAATCTGAGCTTTGGTTTTGGAACATCATTTTTCTTGTTTAGTGTTGACAATACAGAGTTTGTGGCAACCGACATGAACGACCCGGCTATTTCGGCAAAGACAAATCTTTTTATTCCAAATTTAAGTTTAGGACTAAAATACAACTATCAGAATCTTTATTTAGGAGCATCGGCTGTTCATTTTATTCCTATAGAAACTCAATTTTCTGATATTAAAAATGAAATTGAAAAAAACCGAAATCAACTATTTGTTCATGCCGGAATGAATTTAAAAGAAGGGCAAAAAATTACAATCATGCCTTCAATTTTATATCGCACTATAACAAATCAATTTGATGCAAACTTAGGAATAAAAGCCGCAGAAAGATATACTTTATCTGTTTCATACCATTCAACGAAATCGGTATCTGCAATTGCCGGACTGAGAATTAATAAAATAGGGATTTATTATTCTTATCAGTTTTCCACCGCTAAGCTAGAAAATTACAAAAATAGCTCACAGATGATAATGATTAATTATGAGTTATGA
- a CDS encoding T9SS type B sorting domain-containing protein yields the protein ELGITQPLQTLSAILSADSLNCFGQQNGSVNLVVSGGTTPYQQFLWNNGMTTQNISGINAGFYSVSVLDANTCLVEDSITIFEPDEIVIALTSTNVDCYNNATGQILCFVQGGTLPYHSYLWSNGDTTQNLLSVSAGIYTITVIDNLYCTKTDSIEISQPDLLEGNMTSYHLNCYEDSSGQIEVSFFGGTPPYSIVQWSNGASGNVIQNLSAGIFSLSISDTNNCIFMDSTEIFEPDSLSIQYSIQNLSCFEKYDGSINITVSGGTMPISSYLWSNSSQTEDLLNIPAGIYSITITDNNMCINTFNFEVIQPAELKVNIHITNLLCFEDESGKISTNIMGGILPYSYLWSNGENTIDIYELSADEYSLTITDANNCKIAESVNVGQPEDISANEQIYPPSCELATDGSIKIELSGGHIPYSILWFNQFTNDSISQLSAGFYDLYIIDNNDCIKEFEFEVPTSYETCFAIPNVFSPNGDNINDLWLIEGVEYTPDIEVKVYDRYRNIVFKSIGYNVPWDGLFDNKQLPSDAYFYFIDLKNGSKPMQGKVSIIR from the coding sequence TGTGGAATAATGGAATGACTACACAAAATATTTCGGGCATCAATGCAGGATTCTATTCTGTTAGTGTATTGGATGCAAATACCTGCCTTGTAGAAGACTCAATTACAATTTTTGAACCGGACGAAATAGTTATTGCTCTGACTTCAACAAATGTAGATTGCTATAACAATGCAACCGGCCAGATTTTGTGTTTTGTTCAGGGAGGAACATTACCTTATCACTCCTACTTGTGGAGTAATGGAGATACTACTCAAAACTTACTCTCTGTATCAGCAGGCATCTACACAATTACGGTTATTGACAATCTATATTGCACAAAAACTGATAGCATAGAAATTAGTCAGCCCGACTTGTTAGAAGGTAATATGACAAGCTACCATTTAAACTGCTATGAGGATAGCTCAGGGCAGATTGAAGTTTCATTTTTTGGTGGAACGCCACCTTATTCCATAGTTCAATGGAGCAATGGAGCTTCGGGAAATGTAATACAGAATCTTTCAGCCGGCATATTTTCGCTATCCATAAGCGATACAAACAATTGCATATTTATGGATAGTACAGAAATTTTTGAACCAGACTCGCTTTCAATTCAATATAGCATCCAGAATCTTAGCTGTTTTGAGAAATATGATGGCAGTATAAACATTACAGTTTCGGGTGGAACAATGCCAATAAGCAGCTATTTGTGGAGCAATTCGAGTCAAACAGAAGATTTATTAAATATTCCTGCAGGCATATACAGTATAACAATTACCGATAATAATATGTGTATAAATACATTTAATTTTGAAGTAATTCAGCCAGCCGAACTTAAAGTAAATATTCATATTACAAACCTGCTATGTTTCGAGGATGAATCGGGAAAAATTTCGACTAATATCATGGGAGGGATTCTTCCTTATTCTTATTTATGGTCAAACGGGGAAAACACGATAGACATCTATGAATTATCTGCTGATGAATACAGTTTAACAATAACAGATGCCAACAATTGTAAAATTGCTGAAAGTGTGAATGTTGGTCAACCCGAAGATATCAGTGCAAACGAACAAATCTACCCTCCTTCATGCGAGCTTGCTACAGATGGTTCTATAAAAATTGAGCTATCCGGCGGACATATACCCTACTCAATACTTTGGTTCAATCAATTTACAAACGATTCTATAAGTCAACTTTCTGCTGGATTTTATGATTTATACATTATAGATAATAATGATTGCATCAAAGAATTCGAATTTGAAGTTCCAACTTCATATGAAACTTGCTTTGCTATACCTAATGTTTTCTCTCCTAATGGAGACAACATTAACGATTTATGGTTGATTGAAGGAGTTGAATATACTCCTGATATTGAGGTGAAAGTTTACGATAGATACAGGAACATAGTATTTAAATCAATCGGCTACAATGTTCCCTGGGACGGACTTTTCGACAACAAACAATTGCCATCCGACGCTTACTTCTATTTCATTGATTTAAAAAATGGCAGCAAACCTATGCAAGGCAAAGTATCAATAATTCGCTAA